The following proteins are encoded in a genomic region of Nicotiana sylvestris chromosome 4, ASM39365v2, whole genome shotgun sequence:
- the LOC104242088 gene encoding uncharacterized protein, with the protein MALTFTPLSWLLWSGKHQEPKISNGSSLNSSPDSGLWELDTLKFPLDRRRNMASSSRKVKRKWQSREERKIDREYDIVIVPSDGGCVSGFESDDSDWSVGWLEPHGPGFHSDDDSDDSFAVLVPCYGCGCANVEENGQDKFLQAVGNLNDIYATENKKYMEHWVSSPRNR; encoded by the exons ATGGCCTTGACATTTACCCCATTGTCATGGTTGCTTTGGAGTGGAAAGCATCAAGAACCTAAAATCTCAAATGGTTCATCTTTAAATTCATCACCTGATTCAGGATTGTGGGAATTGGATACTTTGAAGTTCCCTCTCGACCGAAGGAGGAACATGGCTTCCTCATCTAGAAAGGTTAAGCGGAAATGGCAGAGTCGTGAGGAGCGAAAGATTGATCGGGAATATGATATTGTTATTGTTCCATCGGATGGTGGATGTGTTTCAGGTTTCGAGTCTGATGATTCAGACTGGTCGGTTGGATGGTTGGAACCTCATGGCCCTGGATTCCATAGTGACGATGATTCAGATGATAGTTTTGCTGTGCTTGTTCCTTGCTATGGCTGTGGTTGTGCTAATGTGGAAGAAAATGGACAAGACAAGTTTCTGCAAGCCGTGGGAAACTTGAATGATATATATGCTACTG AGAATAAGAAGTATATGGAGCATTGGGTCTCATCTCCGAGGAATCGCTGA